A region of the Arachis hypogaea cultivar Tifrunner chromosome 15, arahy.Tifrunner.gnm2.J5K5, whole genome shotgun sequence genome:
aaacttcgCGAGCGGGGGCTAGATCCTTATGATTATTATCTTTTGATATACCTTGTGCTTCGTTTAGTGTAGCTTTGTGTGAATGTTTTGCACTTTTCAAACTCTGTTTTTtagcttaatccttcatcaggtttctagaatatattatttctttttacataatatgtataagccttataattgtcgtaacctttgattaacttttgttttacggcatgaggtaaggcttagggtaattaggatgTTACAGGTGGAGTAGCCAATTTTGACGTTTTCCTCTTCGATTTCTCGTTCAGAAAGCTTCCTTGGTGTTTTGGTTTGGTGACTATCATACAATGATAGGGTTTCgtaaattttattgtgatttgaATGTATTTATGTTGCTTAAAATGGTAGCTGGttgtgatatgattgaaattgagtGGTTATATGATTGTTTTgtgttaaaatttttatgttttataactTGTAATTTTGGTTCCTTGGAAAGCTGAAAAGACAAACTAATTTATGTAAAAAATGAGGAAATTCTAAGCTTGAAACATGATGAAATCGATGAGATTAAGTGGCAGAAAATTAGAATTGAACATTAAGAGAAATTAGTAACTGTAAAGATCAAAAACAGACTTAAAAATCAAGCAGAAAACTTGAAGAATTTTAGGAATGAGGTTCGGTCCTTTGGTAAAACTATAATCAtggaaataaaaatttatttttgagatGAAAATGGTAATTTAGTAAAAATCGAAGTtagttttgtaattatataagttttggagtattatggataataattaagaagttcaaggataaaatgggtattttataaaagatgcaagattattttggtaattatattatatataaggatattttagtaatttataaacTATATTAGGATAAAAATATAAATGCTTTAAAAAGTTCAGAGATACAGAATAATTTATAAAAGCCTAATAATAAAGCATAAGTTAATAGGTTTTGAGTAATAAGATTATTTAAAGTTCAAGTTAATAAGTTTTAGGTAATAAAGAAAAATACTACTTTTACTTTGGTATTAAGATTATTATCtatgtatttttaatatattatatattagtaatttgTATTATAATAGAATAGAAGAGTTAAATAGTAACTTATTTAAAAGTTGTAGAAAGACGAACCTAAACTGAGAATCTTATGATTCACTCTTCATAAAAAATCTAGGGAGAGATGAGGGAAGAGTGTGAAGGCGATTTGTggtattaaaataagaaaaataaaagaatgataaatagaaaagaaaaaaaaggattaAAGGGATATCTACCACATAAGAGCAGATCTCTGACATAGGAaagcagaaaatagaaaaaaaaagaatatattaactaaaagGATGATCTACTACAGGAGAGCAAAGAGTAAAGACTAAAAGATTCTAACgaacctctgccacaggagagcagagtacaaaaaagaaaaaaatgtattaattaaagggatctctgccacaggagagcaaagGGCAAAGATAAAAAGACTTTAAAAGACTGTCTGTAACATGAGAGCAGATGCAATCATGTTTAGGTCTTAGGGCCAAATGTATAGTGGGGACACCCACACATTGTGAATTGTTTTCCAGATGTAAGCATATTACAATACATTTAAAAGTCACATTGTATGCGGCGTGACCATAAGACTTATATGCAGACTGTATTCATCtagaaagccatatctgggacttgtgcttGGGTAATGTTGGGAGCAgataggcaaccgacacatgggctcatggcctgcatagggctagacatgcatcatgcttGTTTGCGCATATCTTTGTGTTGTGTAATTTTGTGATTGTGTGTGTGTTATATGATTGATTGACTTTagtgttcttttatttattatgttgaTATGTGTCCTGTTGTTAGTTGCTGTTGGTTATCTATTGAAGATTGTATGTATTCTGTTGTGGGATTGCTATGTAAcaatgaataaaatgaacataacTATCCACCCCGACCCCACTAAGAacttcccagttcttacccccatTTCCGCCCCTTTCAACTACAGATGCGAAGGCTTATTGCCttgttattagaatttatttttccccTCACCTTGTTAGTCGAAGTTTTATTCAGAGGAGTAGGTTTTGTAATTGGTTTTGTATGTAATACTATaatgtatttttaatattaagtTTGTGAATATGTGTTATTTGTTCttgattaaaaattttactttttagtAAAACTGTCTACAGATTATCGCGTAAAGGCTcaatataaaatagataataaagaAATTAGGTTAGTAACGCCTTAATTTTTGTATGATCATAACGTactagaagttgggtcgttacaaaagTAATCAAGTGCAAATGATGCATGTCTTCCCTATGGCCAATAAGCTCATCTATCAGTTATACAGCCAAAACCGACACAcctggtagctaacccggatatcgtcTCTCAACATAAAGAGAATCCTCAGCCTCCCATTTAGAGAGAGACTGTGATGTAACGATAGGAAATCCTCAATCTCACTCGTTCATACCACAACtagaaattgaatcgaagggaatCTTCAACCTTCTCCATTCAATTTCCCGATGTAACAAGAGAGAGAATCCTCAACCTCGCTTGCCCACCGCAACAAaagagggaatcctcaacctcaactTGTCTATCACAGCAAGAGAGAGAATCCTCAATCTCAACTTGCCTATACGTGAGCGGGACAAAGCCATTATCCTTACCATATCAATCCAAATCTGAATTCAATCAAACAGGAGAGACGGAATCCTCAACCTCAACCCATCTATTTATTCCGAGATATAGTGCCCATCACACTTCAATCATAATCTCATCATTATCCCCATTCACATTTATAAACATATAACTtaaagggaatcctcaacctcccCAATCCATCATCAATTTACCATACTCAGGCTCCTACTCTCGATTACTCAGTATCAAACTCGTCCTCAATCAAATCAATCATTATctttcatcatcatgatcatcctCATCATCCTCAATCAAAATCAACCATCATTTTTTCTCATTATCATAACCATTCTCATCATACTTAATCATAATCAATCATCCTCATTTCTCGTAATCTTAATCATTCTCATCATAATCAATCTTAATCATCTCTCATTACATTTTATCCATCTTTCTTCAATTCACTAACTCAACTCATACATTCTCATTCTTAACTCCTCTACCCTCTATTACACTGGTTCTAGGCTCATAACCGGATTTACAGAGGTTTAAAAGGCTCGAAGAATGGTTGAGGATGTAAGAATTCACTTTTTCAGAAAAACAGGGGTGATCGCATATGCAAACACCTTTTCGCGTATGTGACGAGGGCCAACCGttagtttagaatttctcaaagagAATTGCTTCGTCaatagtatagttccaaaccaataAATGACCTTGATCAAAGTTTAAATgattgtcacaattcaaatcaacaaaaactgggagttttaagtcccgagtcgttctcccacGGAATTGTAGTGAGGTATGCGTATCATTGGCTATGGAAAAAAAGGGAGTTGTcatagcaattgacaagaaattaaattgcaagaaaataaagaagcaataaaggtaattaactaagaaaatgaaaGGAGATTGAAATGCTAAAaagggtcttggcaagggttgagagtcaaggattcctatcctagtcattaaccaTAAACATGgcaattatgaagagttaatcccacttagtcaacctgaCATCGAAGGTAAGTCAAATAagcataattaatctcaatccacaaatcctagccaactcactaattagcttagtgaaagactagctttactggaaacaaaatcaactaacaaccataaatcaccaatcaatattggacatcaatgacttaaggttacctaagtcctcaatcccaatcaaagagtataaaatctactctataattgaaagaagcattttatcaaacacttgcaaGGCATAAATgaaaaacatcataaattgcatgaattataaaagCTATAACTACCAAACTAAAGGAAGCAATAACAACAAGTgcaaatgatgcatgtctgtcctatggccaatgagttcatctgtcggttatatagccagaacttgacacatccggtagctaacccgaatATTGTCTCTTAATACGAAGGGAATCCTCAACTTCCCATTTAGAGAGAGACCGTGATGTAACGATAAGGAATCCTCAACCTCACTCGTTCATGCCACAACCAGAAATTAAAtcgaagggaatcctcaaccttctcCATTCAATTTTCTGATATAACAAGAGAGGAAATCCTCAATCTCGCTTTCCCATCTCAACAAGAGAGGGAATCTTCAACGTCAATTTGTCTATCATAGCAAGAGAGAGAATCCTCAATCTCAACTTGCCTATGCGTGAATGGGACAAAGCCACCATCCTCACCATATCAATCCAAATCTTAATTGAATCAAACATGAGAGAGGGAATTATCAACCTTAACAAGCCTATTCATTTTGGGATATAGTATCCGCCACACTCTCGGGATATAGTGTTCGTCACACTTCAATCATAATCTCATCAAAATCCCCATTGACATCTATAAACGTATAACTTGGAGTGAATTCTCAACTTTCCCAATGATGCGTGAGTATCATTAGTGCCTTTTCTATGTGATTTGTATGGTATTCCATTGATTTATTAGAGGATTTCGATGGATTATACCCCATTGGAGGCTACTTTGAGTTTCTGTGGCTATTTAttgatttcaggtagcattcagatGAAGAATTGGTGAAAAATGTACGACTACAAGAGCTTAGTAAGACAATCCCTCTCTGGGtaggtggcgttaaacgccacaacTCAGCATTTAGTGCAGGCAGCTTCGTAATTTTTGCTTGGCCTTCTGGACATTGGCACTAAATGCCCAACCACTAGCGTTTAGCGCTGAGACCCTTTTGTTGTGTGCAAGCCATACTGTTGGTTGGGCTAAACGCTCAGTCACTGGCATTTAGTGCCAGTAGCGTGTTTTACAATGGGGACCACACGTTTGCAAGGAGTCAACGGAAGCaaatatgatttgatttcaaatcaaatactaattagaaaagattttttagggagttatttaagttttaaatcaatttttatgaGGATTATAAATAGGATTGAGATCTGCCGACGTGAGGATCTctcttctcttagttttcattctaTACTTTAACACTTTTTTACTGCTAGAGTTTTTttacaccatgagcaactaaacccccattgttaaggttagaagctctgtttactttgatggattaataattatttattcttctactattgattaatgcattgatttaTGTTTAAGAATTGGTTTTGTTCTTCATCCTACAAAATAGTGATTATTGGGAAATAACTCTAatctaacttgaattctattgAATCTTAGAAAAGCTTGATGCGGATTTTACAATCCACAAaataccggcaagtgtactgggtcaaaTCAAGTAAtaacctcaggtgagtgagggttaaTCTCACGAGGTctaacggattaagcaagcaaaattaattGATTAATCTAGTCAGACTAGCAAATTAAGGTTTTGACTGGATTTAAGGATAAACAGAAAGTAAACGAAACAAAAACAAAGCAGATAGTGGGTTGAGAAAGTTATATAATTGAgaaagttaaggtttcagagatgttagTCGTCTGAATAAACACTTTTCACTTTCTATTCTAATCATGCAACGATTCTTTTATGGTAAACCATTAGTAATTAAACCCCAATCCCtgggtgattcaatttctctttcacCTAATTAAATGCTAATTCCATAGTCACTTAATCAGaaaaagagttgaagaacatttTAGATTTATAAAACCACACATTTCATAAGAGTTTAGCCCAGTTGATTCTATGTCACTTATCAATCCAGTTTCGAAACATACAAATTATGAGAAttggttttcaagcttaatttaattaattaattttccaAGAGTTTAAGAAAATTTAAGTTAGAGAAGAATTATTTTCCAACACATTCAAACCCTttgagatgaagaacgaaaaccaTTTCTTAAAGAGGAATCCATTGCATCAATTAGAAACAGAAAAgttattgcattaattcataaaactaacagagctcctaaccttatcCGAGGAGAATTAGAAACTTATGCTTGTTCTTGAAATCCGTATGAAATAAAAATTGCAAAGTGGGAGAGCGGAACAAAGTGTCCCCCTCTGTATTAAATACTAAccctaattcaaattcaaattcaaattaagcCAGAATCAAAACTAAAACATAATCAAATCAATTTCCTAATCATTCTCCACCGAGAAGATATCTTCCTTGATTGCTTATGATCTTTAATAATTGTCAACATTAATTGTGAATAATCCTCGAGTTGAACTTTTGAAGAACATAAAGTCTTGAATTGATGTTCTGGAAGAGGCAGCGAGGCCCACGTAATATGTGGGCTGTTCCATGTTATATGTGACTTGAAAGTGTGATCCTGGAGTATCATTTATGGGCTCACGTACAACGTGAAGTAGGTTAATTGATCAAGAAATTAACGGTTGGTTGAATTAGAGGAGATTGGATTGCCTAGGAATAGGAATTTAATCACTTGGAGTTTGCCATAAACTAAATTATTGTATGATCAAGGTAATTGACATTGAATATTAACCCAGATATTTAAACATCTCCAAAATCTTAACTTTATTCTCATACCATTTTCTCAACCTTTATTGTTTGCTTTTCTTACTTTActgtcttttttattatttgataatcaAATCTCTCATTTCAACTAGTCTAACTAGAACAACAAATCAATAATTGCTTGCttagtccattaatcctcgtgggatccatactcactcacctgagtttattacttggtacgacctgatgcacttgccggtaagttttggATTGTAAATTTCGCACCAAATTTTtagtgccgttgccggagattaattgtgattaacaactacctgttaattgattacctagattacatattctttttcttttttcctatttctcttctatttcaaaaaaaaataaaaaaataaaaaatatttctttctattatttcttcttttcctctcttTTTACCACATAGTACGTTTGATTCAATTttgtgttttgtgctaaggaaaataatggagagagattaCATGGGCTACTACTCACACTCAAGGAATGATTTATATTACTGTAGATAGAGAAACTATCCGGATTTTGGTTGGAAAAGTCAAGACCAAGAAAACTTCAGTGTTCCATATTTCATCTATTAAGTACCATCATCTCCTtactcataccaagaaccatcatctctttATTTATATCAAGAACCATACTCTCTCTattcttatcaagaaccatcatcttcaAAGCTGGCCTTAGAAATAGCCTTAGCAAAACTCTCCAAGATCACCCACAGCTTTATACAGAAAACTAGAGTTTCAATTAGGAACTTAGAAGTTCAAATAGGACAGTTGAGCAAGCAAGTTGCTGAGAACCTCCTAATACATTTCCCAGTGATACAATTCCGAATCCGAGAGAAAAATGTAAGACCATTTATTTGATAGGTGAAAAAAAAGTAGATAAGCAACCCTCTGGTGATGAGGGGCCAACTGACGAAAATACGATAGATGCCAGAGACCTTAAAGAGCTCACTTCCTCTCTTCCTACACATACCAAGATTGAGCAACTCAAGGATGAGCAAGCCTCTAAACTCCTGGAGGTATTCAAGCCTCTAAAAAATTAAGGAATTTGACAATGGAAACAACTACGAtgtgtgattcaaaaattttgaacATTACAATACTAATACAAAGTTGATGTAGCCATCATCATCTCCTTTCCTTTCCGTGGAGTACTCTGCAACATTTATTATGTAGGGAGTATTAGTTACACGGTTTAAGGAAAAATTTTTGGGGGACAAAATAGATTATCAAAGAAAATAGGCCTAACATGAGGCACCATCGTTGTCAACTGTTTCAGAGCCTTCTCTTCCTCTATATGCGTTGTTTATAAATTTATCTCTATTAAATCAAACATGTAACAACAAATAAATGACTATGACAATGTACCAAAGTTCACAaaatatagaatatttttttctgCATCGTTTGTACATTATTTCTTTCTACTTGATTTGCCAAAGGAAGGAAGATATATACTAATACTAGTACCAATAATAACaacataaaacaaaaatatttttcaggcaATTATTATTTTCAAGTGAGATTTGGTGAGTACACCGGTTTTAATAAGTTATGACTAATTTACTAGTGTGACGTAGTATTTTTATGAAGGTATTCATATCATTAGAACAACATTAATATCTCTATAtagtttttggaaaaaaatttacaaagaattaGGAATTTGACTATGAAAACAACTATGAAACATACATAGGGGTGTGTCATTCAAGAAATCTTGAACACTACAATAATGTTAATACAAAGTTGATGTAGCCATCAATCCATCATCATCTCATGTTGGAGGCAGGACTTGAAATTACAGTTCCATTGAATACCTTCCTCCTCTCCTTTCTATGGAATACACGCAATTTTGGTGACTTAGGTTTTGTTGTGTCCTTGGTAGACCTAAGTACGCAACATTTAGTATGCACGGAGTATtagttgtattttttattataagaaaACGTTTTTCAATAAAAAACAGACAGAGTTTAAGAATATACTTTTGGGGACAAAATGGATTATCAAATTTAGGAATAGGCCTAGCATGAGGAACCATTGTCCTTCTCAACTGTTTCAGAGCCTTCTCTTCCTCTATCTGCATTGTTCACAAACTTATCACTATCACTCAAACATGTAACTAGATGACTATAACAATGTACCAAAGTTCACAAAATATATTATACCATTCTTGCTGCTTCACTTTCTTCTCTGTATCGTTTGTGCATCATTTCTTTCTCCTTGATCTGCCACAAAAAAGCTATACTAATACCAATAATAATAACATACACACACACAAAATGCAGAGAGAGATTTTACCCTTTCATCAAATTGTGCTCGATCCACAGCGCGATGTTCCACATGTAAATTAAACTGTTGAACTTGTGTAAGGGGTTTGCGAACCTTCTCTGGAACTGGGATTGGGTCCCTGCTTGCAATGATATCCACAAAGACTATATTAAGAACATCGTATTTCTTCATACACGTCAGGAAGAATAAACTTCTGAATTGGTACTCACTCTTTTAAGATTGGCTGTGCCTTGAATGTTCTCATCTCGGCCTCTTCTCTCTCCATTCTTAGtctttcttccatttctttcTGCATTTCTTCCTCATGTCTCACTAGGCTCTCCAGTTGAAATGGTTCTGGTTTTGTGCATTGCTTGGGTTCTGGTTTCGGCGGAATCTACAAACGACACCAACAATTTTATATATACTATGTATACTCTATCAATTAGTAAACATCAATTGGGCGCCGAAATTGAGAAACTTCTTACCACAGGGTAGTCAGTGGTATAAGGATATGGATTAGCCTTGGGAACCCTCGCTCTTTCCTCCTCCCACTGTTTTGTTAGAAGTTCTACCAACagtctcttttctttttcagcaCCTCTTTCCTAAAACATGATTAAGAATGTTGGTATACCAAAACTAGACTATTCACCATGCTATACTAATCTTCCATGAAAGGTGAAGTAATGAACCTCAGTATGGAGATGAAATGGATTTGGAGTTGTGTTTCTTGGAAGAGCATTATGGCTATGTGCAGATTCAGATGACTTCAAAGAAAGCTGCAAACCCCATTAAGAAAATGAATCTCTTAACTGATAATAAATATCTAAGAGAAAAGTATTTAACTCTAAAGTACCTTGTCAAACAAATCTGCCACAGCAGCAGGTGGTGGGATCCTCTCATTTGTTGCAAAGTTAAATTCTTGAGGCTCGGTAACATTCTTCTTTGCATTGCAGAATATGCCAATGTTGCCTTTACTTTCAAAAATCTGACAAGAAATCATTTGGTTACCATAAAATTCTTGAAGGATAGGACAAAATTCTTACATAAGTAATATCGAAGTTGGCACCATTACCTTCTTATTTAGCGGCCTTGCCTTGAATTTGGGGGCTTTCTCAAGCTCCTCTTGCTCTAATTCCATGGAGCTCTTCACCTTCGGCGGACGGCCCCTCAGTGATGTTTGAAGTACAGGTGTTTTAGGTTCTGTAAGATGACGAGGCTTCCATGAATTATCCTGTGTCAAAGAAGGAAAAGAGACAACCTAATGAATCGAAGTGAATAAGCCGACATATCCAAAAGGGATCATATAACTCCTGTTGCTCTAAATTACCTTATGAGACAGCTCTGTTGAAGCTACTGATGCTGAATCTACATTCTGATGGGACCTGGCCATTGTTTCCAAATGAAACTcctaaagaaaataataaataaataattattagtaCTTGTATCACATTAGGCATTTCTGCTAAACATATTTTGATGTGGTTTACCTTAAACTCTGGAGGATGGGGTGTACTTCTTGGTATCGGAGGCAAACTTGATGTCTGCAAAATCTATAATggataaaaaaaaggaaataaataaatttcataaATCTAGGCATAAACGATAACATTCACGTACGACCCAGAGAAGAATGAAAAAGTACCTTCTTATTCAGTGGACGAGCCTTAAACTTTGGCATTTTAGCCATCAACTCTTCCTCAAGTTCAGCACTACTCTTCACCTTAGTTGGGCGAACCCTTTGAGTTGTCTCAAATTCAGGTTCTTTTGGTCGGGTCAATGTTAGTTTTGGTTTTGTCTGGTCATGGAAGCAACATTTCCCCAACTAATTAGTCaaaaatgtattttaaattttaacatgtaCCATATGATAAAAAAGGAGAGAAAACAACAGATCCATATCTTACATTAGAAAGAGCATTGGGCAATGACAGGTCTCTTGTACTGGACTGAAATCTTTTAAGTATTTCTGCTGTTGATATAAATGGTGCAGGTGCTGTTTTTGGTGTTCCACGAACATAAACCTATCACATACAGACATTGATAGTTCGATATAAAAGGATCAGCAGTAAAGTACTAAAATTATAATCAAAAGGatcttttattaatatatgaaATTAATGAACAACACAAACCTTTCTGTCTTCTTTGTTAGTCTTGCTAGTACTTGAAGGGATG
Encoded here:
- the LOC112750228 gene encoding protein TPX2: MATAAAEETGSSNIGGGSGTTITVIDETYEFSAPRFFDFINGETEEDERRAQLWFDTALSYAPSPFMPKIKAGRSITVDTLCDFSEADKIDTTSENAEKTFQETIKQPQSITTEIKEDDAPCSEVKEENKTITSHVVPADMERSADVCKGESSCLGISSSGDGSAEVGKDACTPKPTLQKRLPTTTSKKQETARKIGTSKKPQSQSSSMKTSTAGTPHVAQENQAIKKQKLEGGKSRQILNVKHHNLPHKSKLGLLTTGNANIPSSTSKTNKEDRKVYVRGTPKTAPAPFISTAEILKRFQSSTRDLSLPNALSNTKPKLTLTRPKEPEFETTQRVRPTKVKSSAELEEELMAKMPKFKARPLNKKILQTSSLPPIPRSTPHPPEFKEFHLETMARSHQNVDSASVASTELSHKDNSWKPRHLTEPKTPVLQTSLRGRPPKVKSSMELEQEELEKAPKFKARPLNKKIFESKGNIGIFCNAKKNVTEPQEFNFATNERIPPPAAVADLFDKLSLKSSESAHSHNALPRNTTPNPFHLHTEERGAEKEKRLLVELLTKQWEEERARVPKANPYPYTTDYPVIPPKPEPKQCTKPEPFQLESLVRHEEEMQKEMEERLRMEREEAEMRTFKAQPILKEDPIPVPEKVRKPLTQVQQFNLHVEHRAVDRAQFDERIKEKEMMHKRYREESEAARMIEEEKALKQLRRTMVPHARPIPKFDNPFCPQKSTKDTTKPKSPKLRVFHRKERRKVFNGTVISSPASNMR